In Comamonas koreensis, the genomic stretch TGCCATGCTGGCGGTAGAGGATGTGGCTCTCGCTGTCGAACACCACCTGGCCAAAGGCCGATACCACCAGGTAGGCCCACCAGTCATGCGCCAGGCAAAAGCCGGGGCGCTGCGCCAGCAGGCGCTCGCGCGCCGCGCGGTTGAGCGCCATCGTGCAACCGGTCGCAATATTCTGCACCAGCGCATTGCCCCAGCCAATGCAGCGGCGGTCGTAATCGGGCGAGGGGCCGATGGGCTGCAGATCGCGGTCCACATACTGGGTTCGCGAGCAGTAGAGCGCCGCGCCCTGCTTGCCTTCCAGCAGCGCCAGCGCGCGGCTCACCTTGCCGGGCAGCCAGACGTCATCCTGGTCGCAGAATAAATAGAAATCATAGCCAGCGCCCACGTTTTGCAATAATTCGTAAAAACTAGCTACAAAACCAAGGTTTTCGCCGGCCTGGATGTGGATGTTTGGATGGATGCTGGCATAGCGCCGGACAATGGCCAGGCTCTGGTCACTGGAGCCATCATCGCGCACCCAGATATCGCAACCCGCATGGCTTTGCGCCAGCAGGGAATCGAGCTGCGCAGGCAGAAACGGCTCGCCGTTGAATGTAGACAATAGAATTGCCACACGATTTTGCTTGTCAGTCATTCATCTTTCACCTGCATCTGCAGGCCTATCTCGGCAAAATTCCTACCCATTCCCATATCCATGACCCGCGAACACCA encodes the following:
- a CDS encoding glycosyltransferase family 2 protein produces the protein MSTFNGEPFLPAQLDSLLAQSHAGCDIWVRDDGSSDQSLAIVRRYASIHPNIHIQAGENLGFVASFYELLQNVGAGYDFYLFCDQDDVWLPGKVSRALALLEGKQGAALYCSRTQYVDRDLQPIGPSPDYDRRCIGWGNALVQNIATGCTMALNRAARERLLAQRPGFCLAHDWWAYLVVSAFGQVVFDSESHILYRQHGSNTIGMQKQGLAGQWARVQRFWRRLRQAGPGWIDQLSEFDRLHGPSLAHTQRRQLRMLIRSRSSWATALRASTQRYYWRMSKVDTLILRVLLALRLY